One segment of Herbaspirillum hiltneri N3 DNA contains the following:
- the tsaE gene encoding tRNA (adenosine(37)-N6)-threonylcarbamoyltransferase complex ATPase subunit type 1 TsaE, with protein sequence MQPSRHTHLQDEAGTAALGAALAQVLEPGMAIYLHGDLGAGKTALTRALLHAAGYAGRVKSPTYTLAEPYEVMLADRMVTVIHFDLYRMASPEEFLDAGFREHFNENSICIIEWPEKGDPVLPAPDINISLTVAGHGRDVELRALSDKGHQCLARLKFAPNL encoded by the coding sequence ATGCAGCCATCGCGTCACACCCATTTGCAGGACGAAGCCGGCACCGCCGCGCTGGGCGCTGCCCTGGCTCAGGTGCTGGAACCCGGCATGGCGATCTACCTGCACGGCGACCTCGGCGCCGGCAAGACCGCGCTCACGCGCGCGCTGCTGCATGCCGCCGGCTACGCGGGCCGCGTCAAAAGCCCGACCTACACGCTGGCCGAACCCTATGAGGTGATGCTGGCAGACCGCATGGTAACCGTTATCCACTTCGACCTCTACCGCATGGCAAGCCCGGAAGAGTTCCTGGATGCGGGTTTTCGTGAACATTTCAACGAAAACAGCATCTGCATCATCGAATGGCCGGAAAAGGGCGACCCCGTGTTGCCCGCCCCGGATATCAATATCTCGCTAACGGTTGCAGGACACGGACGTGATGTAGAATTACGAGCGTTGTCTGACAAGGGTCATCAATGCCTCGCTCGACTGAAATTCGCTCCAAATCTGTGA
- the queG gene encoding tRNA epoxyqueuosine(34) reductase QueG, producing the protein MTDLVALADTIKAWGRELGFADLRIADVDLSHREAGFQAWLDKGYHGEMDYMASHGMKRARPAELVPGTVRVITVRMPYLPRATAPDWREREEGRGADGSAAVVSLYARGRDYHKVLRARLQQLAGRIEKEIGAFGYRVFTDSAPVMEVALAEKSGLGWRGKHTLLLNREAGSMFFLGELFTDLALPVDAPVTPHCGQCSSCIDVCPTQAIVAPYELDARRCISYLTIELKGSIPVELRSLIGNRVYGCDDCQLYCPWNKFAQTSTLPDFDARHGLGSASLIGLLNWSEDDFNRNTEGSAIRRIGHERWLRNMAVGLGNAAATHKGDAEIVAALQARLEHPSELVREHVAWALAQHS; encoded by the coding sequence ATGACTGACCTTGTAGCACTTGCCGACACCATCAAAGCCTGGGGGCGCGAACTCGGGTTCGCCGACCTGCGCATTGCCGACGTCGATCTGTCGCATCGGGAAGCGGGATTCCAGGCGTGGCTGGACAAGGGTTACCACGGCGAGATGGATTATATGGCAAGCCACGGCATGAAGCGCGCCCGGCCCGCCGAATTGGTGCCCGGCACGGTGCGCGTGATCACCGTGCGCATGCCATACCTGCCGCGCGCAACCGCTCCCGACTGGCGTGAGCGCGAAGAAGGGCGCGGCGCCGACGGCAGCGCCGCGGTGGTTTCGCTGTATGCCCGCGGCCGCGATTACCACAAGGTCTTGCGCGCGCGGCTGCAGCAACTGGCCGGTCGCATCGAGAAGGAGATCGGCGCCTTCGGCTATCGCGTCTTCACCGATTCCGCACCTGTGATGGAAGTCGCTCTGGCGGAAAAATCGGGTCTCGGCTGGCGCGGCAAGCACACGCTGCTGCTCAACCGCGAAGCCGGCTCCATGTTCTTCCTCGGCGAACTGTTCACCGACCTGGCGCTGCCGGTCGACGCGCCGGTCACGCCGCATTGCGGCCAGTGCAGCAGCTGCATCGACGTCTGCCCGACCCAGGCCATCGTCGCGCCGTACGAGCTCGATGCGCGCCGTTGCATTTCCTATCTCACCATCGAGCTCAAGGGCAGCATCCCGGTCGAACTGCGCAGCCTGATCGGCAACCGCGTCTACGGCTGCGACGACTGCCAGCTGTACTGCCCGTGGAACAAGTTTGCCCAGACCTCGACCTTGCCTGACTTCGACGCGCGCCATGGCCTCGGCAGCGCTTCGCTGATCGGGCTGCTGAACTGGAGCGAGGACGACTTCAACCGCAACACCGAAGGCAGCGCGATTCGCCGCATCGGCCACGAACGCTGGCTGCGCAACATGGCGGTCGGCCTCGGCAACGCCGCCGCCACGCACAAGGGCGACGCGGAAATCGTTGCGGCTTTGCAGGCGCGTCTTGAACATCCGTCAGAGCTGGTGCGTGAACACGTGGCATGGGCGCTGGCGCAACATTCCTAG